The following are from one region of the Longimicrobiaceae bacterium genome:
- a CDS encoding FdhF/YdeP family oxidoreductase encodes MPDRNPSRPEAPRTGKPAGGLPAVASSMRHLAHEKALVPGLNALRVLNQVDGIDCPGCAWPEPRERSWAEFCENGAKAIAAEATGKRVTPEFFARHTVAELRAQSDYWLEQQGRVTHPVIRRAGSDRFEAISWEDAFARAGQFLRSLDDPDQAAFYTSGRTSNEAAFLYQLFGRMYGTNNFPDCSNLCHESSGVALKRTIGLGKGAVQLADFEKAEAVFVIGQNPGTNHPRMLTALQEARRRGAEIVSINPLRERGLEAFIHPQDVAATLLGSGSPISTVYLQPLPGSDVAVLKGIMKHVLEAEDRNPGRVLDHGFLRAHTVGLDELVADLRATRWEDIQAQCGLTEEEIRRASEVYVRSRATIVCWAMGLTQHENAVDNVVACSNLLLLRGNIGRPGAGPCPVRGHSNVQGDRTMGIHFAPPAELLDALERVFGFAPPREPGLDVVGCIHAMNEGRVRFFMAMGGNFLQASPDTETTAEALGRVELAVHVTTKLNRTHLVAGRETMIWPCLGRTELDVQASGPQLVTVEDSMSVVHPSRGRNAPASPHLRSEPAIVAGLAKAALDPVPSVDWDALAADYDRIRDAVERTIPGFDDYNRRVREPGGFVLRHPAAHREWKTATGKAELVAVPLPDVRLEPGELRLFTIRSHDQYNTTIYGLDDRYRGISGERDVVFMHPDDIAERGVRPGGRVDLRSRAADGRERVARAFRAVAYDVPRGSAAAYFPEANVLVPVGMTARGSNTPSSKMVPVTVTPAAVEPGVPPDGAAALALAGD; translated from the coding sequence ATGCCCGATCGCAACCCCTCCCGCCCCGAAGCCCCGCGCACCGGCAAGCCCGCCGGCGGCCTCCCGGCCGTCGCGAGCTCCATGCGGCACCTGGCGCACGAGAAGGCGCTCGTCCCCGGGCTCAACGCGCTGCGCGTCCTCAACCAGGTGGACGGCATCGACTGCCCCGGGTGCGCCTGGCCGGAGCCGCGGGAGCGCTCGTGGGCGGAGTTCTGCGAGAACGGCGCGAAGGCCATCGCCGCCGAGGCCACGGGGAAGCGGGTGACGCCGGAGTTCTTCGCGCGCCACACCGTCGCCGAGCTGCGCGCGCAGAGCGACTACTGGCTGGAGCAGCAGGGGCGCGTCACCCACCCGGTGATCCGCCGCGCCGGGAGCGACCGCTTCGAGGCCATCTCGTGGGAGGATGCGTTCGCGCGCGCGGGCCAGTTCCTCCGCTCCCTCGACGACCCCGACCAGGCGGCCTTCTACACCTCCGGCCGCACCAGCAACGAGGCGGCGTTCCTGTACCAGCTCTTCGGGCGGATGTACGGGACCAACAACTTCCCGGACTGCTCCAACCTCTGCCACGAGTCCAGCGGCGTCGCGCTGAAGCGCACCATCGGGCTGGGGAAGGGGGCGGTGCAGCTCGCCGACTTCGAGAAGGCCGAGGCCGTCTTCGTCATCGGCCAGAACCCGGGGACCAACCACCCGCGGATGCTCACCGCGCTGCAGGAGGCGCGGCGGCGCGGGGCGGAGATCGTCAGCATCAACCCGCTGCGGGAGCGCGGGCTGGAGGCATTCATCCACCCGCAGGACGTGGCCGCCACGCTGCTGGGCTCCGGCAGCCCCATCTCCACCGTGTACCTGCAGCCCCTCCCCGGCTCCGACGTGGCGGTGCTCAAGGGGATCATGAAGCACGTGCTGGAAGCCGAGGACCGCAACCCCGGCCGCGTGCTGGACCACGGCTTCCTCCGCGCCCACACCGTCGGGCTGGACGAGCTGGTCGCCGACCTCCGCGCCACCCGCTGGGAGGACATCCAGGCGCAGTGCGGGCTCACGGAGGAGGAGATCCGCCGCGCCTCGGAGGTGTACGTCCGCTCGCGCGCCACCATCGTCTGCTGGGCGATGGGGCTCACGCAGCACGAGAACGCGGTGGACAACGTCGTCGCCTGCTCCAACCTGCTGCTGCTCCGGGGGAACATCGGCCGGCCGGGGGCGGGGCCGTGCCCGGTGCGCGGCCACAGCAACGTGCAGGGCGACCGCACCATGGGGATCCACTTCGCCCCGCCCGCGGAGCTCCTGGACGCGCTGGAGCGCGTCTTCGGCTTCGCGCCGCCGCGCGAGCCGGGGCTGGACGTGGTGGGCTGCATCCACGCCATGAACGAGGGGCGGGTCCGCTTCTTCATGGCCATGGGCGGCAACTTCCTGCAGGCCTCGCCCGACACGGAGACCACCGCGGAGGCGCTGGGGCGGGTGGAGCTGGCGGTGCACGTCACCACCAAGCTGAACCGGACGCACCTGGTGGCCGGGCGGGAGACGATGATCTGGCCCTGCCTGGGGCGCACGGAGCTGGACGTGCAGGCCTCCGGGCCGCAGCTCGTGACGGTGGAGGACTCCATGAGCGTGGTCCACCCCTCGCGCGGCCGGAACGCCCCCGCGTCGCCCCACCTGCGGAGCGAGCCCGCCATCGTCGCGGGGCTGGCGAAGGCCGCGCTGGACCCGGTCCCCTCCGTGGACTGGGACGCCCTGGCCGCCGACTACGACCGCATCCGCGACGCCGTGGAGCGCACCATCCCCGGCTTCGACGACTACAACCGGCGGGTGCGCGAGCCGGGCGGCTTCGTGCTGCGCCACCCCGCCGCGCACCGCGAGTGGAAGACCGCTACCGGGAAGGCGGAGCTGGTCGCGGTCCCCCTCCCCGACGTGCGCCTGGAGCCGGGGGAGCTGCGGCTCTTCACCATCCGCTCGCACGACCAGTACAACACCACCATCTACGGCCTGGACGACCGCTACCGCGGCATCTCCGGCGAGCGCGACGTGGTGTTCATGCACCCGGACGACATCGCCGAGCGCGGGGTGCGCCCCGGCGGCCGCGTGGACCTGCGCTCCCGCGCCGCCGACGGGCGGGAGCGGGTGGCCCGCGCCTTCCGGGCGGTGGCGTACGACGTCCCCCGCGGGAGCGCGGCGGCGTACTTCCCGGAGGCCAACGTCCTGGTGCCGGTGGGGATGACCGCGCGGGGGAGCAACACCCCCTCGTCCAAGATGGTCCCCGTCACCGTGACCCCCGCCGCGGTGGAGCCCGGCGTGCCCCCGGACGGCGCCGCCGCGCTGGCGCTCGCCGGGGACTGA
- a CDS encoding hemolysin III family protein codes for MDEVIDVREEVASALTHGLGVVASAAGGAVLVTLAALYGDAWQVVGASVFCGSLVLLYTASTLYHAVRHRIARARLQVFDHCAIYVLIAGTYTPFTLGVLRGAWGWSLFGVVWGLAAAGVVFKLFCTGRFRRLSTFIYLAMGWLVVVATGPMLRALEPSTVLWLVAGGLTYTAGTYFYLNRRIRYSHAIWHLFVLGGSVCHFVAVLSQVLPPSGS; via the coding sequence ATGGACGAAGTGATCGACGTGCGGGAAGAGGTCGCCAGCGCGCTCACCCACGGGCTCGGCGTGGTCGCCAGCGCGGCGGGAGGCGCGGTGCTCGTCACCCTGGCGGCGCTCTACGGCGACGCCTGGCAGGTGGTGGGGGCGTCCGTGTTCTGCGGCTCGCTGGTGCTGCTCTACACCGCCTCCACGCTGTACCACGCGGTGCGGCACCGGATCGCGCGCGCCCGGCTGCAGGTGTTCGACCACTGCGCCATCTACGTGCTGATCGCCGGCACCTACACGCCCTTCACGCTGGGCGTGCTGCGCGGCGCGTGGGGGTGGTCGCTCTTCGGGGTCGTGTGGGGGCTCGCGGCGGCCGGGGTGGTGTTCAAGCTCTTCTGCACCGGGCGCTTCCGGCGCCTCTCCACCTTCATCTATCTCGCGATGGGGTGGCTGGTCGTGGTGGCGACCGGGCCCATGCTGCGCGCCCTGGAGCCGTCCACGGTGCTATGGCTGGTGGCGGGCGGGCTCACCTACACGGCCGGCACCTACTTCTACCTCAACCGCCGCATCCGCTACTCGCACGCCATCTGGCACCTGTTCGTGCTGGGCGGGAGCGTCTGCCACTTCGTCGCGGTGCTCTCGCAGGTGCTCCCGCCCTCGGGGAGCTGA
- a CDS encoding helix-turn-helix domain-containing protein, translated as MAGENEDRIEVTEENFGDLLIQGLREVHQVVRGEAEPARRVRRTVTAREADVRPPQAYTGAKIRRIREGMGVSQNVFARVLNASPDTVKAWEQDKRQPDGMALALLEVADRHPEALMDRVRKKAKRTRR; from the coding sequence ATGGCCGGCGAGAACGAGGACCGCATCGAGGTCACGGAGGAGAACTTCGGGGATCTTCTGATCCAGGGGCTCCGAGAGGTCCATCAGGTCGTCCGTGGGGAGGCGGAGCCCGCCCGCCGGGTGCGCCGGACCGTGACGGCTCGGGAAGCCGACGTGCGTCCCCCACAGGCCTACACGGGCGCCAAGATCCGGCGGATCAGGGAGGGGATGGGCGTCTCCCAGAACGTCTTCGCACGCGTCCTGAACGCGAGTCCGGACACGGTGAAGGCGTGGGAGCAGGACAAGCGGCAGCCCGACGGCATGGCGCTCGCCCTGCTGGAAGTGGCGGATCGGCACCCGGAGGCCCTGATGGATCGCGTGCGGAAGAAGGCGAAGCGCACCCGCCGGTGA
- a CDS encoding type II toxin-antitoxin system RelE/ParE family toxin, which translates to MALDSLGVYRLVGRGELRLRDVYYDTPDGELVRRRAAVRRRNAAGPALRGSSLPLRSPGCRRIDDSGYSVLQLRIVNAIPETRYLEFVYIDLFERTRKGVLTDEEVRAVEDELLERPTRGDVMEGTGGVRKIRAAQEGHGKSGSARVAYLYVEKWASVFFMLAFPKNVQGNLTSEQKKIVRDEVARIRAEEWPRRKRKR; encoded by the coding sequence GTGGCGCTGGACTCGCTGGGGGTATACCGGCTGGTGGGCCGCGGGGAGCTCCGCCTGCGCGACGTCTACTACGACACGCCGGACGGCGAGCTGGTGCGCCGCCGCGCCGCGGTCCGGCGCCGAAACGCTGCCGGGCCCGCCCTGCGCGGCAGCTCGCTGCCCCTCCGTTCCCCTGGATGCAGACGCATTGACGATTCAGGGTACTCAGTACTACAGTTACGTATCGTGAACGCGATCCCTGAGACCCGCTATCTCGAGTTCGTCTACATTGATCTTTTCGAGCGCACCCGCAAGGGCGTGCTGACTGACGAAGAGGTCAGGGCTGTGGAGGACGAGCTGCTGGAGCGTCCCACGCGCGGCGATGTCATGGAAGGCACTGGGGGTGTGCGGAAGATTCGCGCCGCACAGGAGGGACACGGCAAGAGTGGGAGCGCGCGGGTGGCGTACCTGTACGTCGAGAAGTGGGCCTCAGTCTTCTTCATGCTCGCATTTCCCAAGAACGTGCAGGGCAACCTTACCTCGGAGCAGAAGAAGATCGTTCGGGACGAGGTGGCGAGGATCAGGGCGGAGGAGTGGCCGCGCAGGAAGCGCAAGAGGTAG
- the mprF gene encoding bifunctional lysylphosphatidylglycerol flippase/synthetase MprF, which produces MSIAAESVPAAVSQPERRWRWVSPAVGAALLVAAVWVLNEELREVRYREVVASLRALPPLRVLLALLVTALNYAILTGFDLLAFEYIGKRVHGWKVALASFTGYAVSNSVGFALISGTSVRYRFYSRWGLTSGELSQVVLFYFGTFWLGLLVLGGWSLAFDPHPGLMQLPGSALVRPIGVLLLLLAAGYAAAAALHRAPLRLGPLTIPFPPPRLVAGQFVLSMADWALATGIFYFLLPPSELSFGELLSAFLAGQILGLLSQVPGGLGVFEGTMMLLLRPHLPAEQILSALVLYRVFYYLIPLAAALVILVADEVRQRRQHLARLGGAFGALTRQLAPKVLSVFTFLSGALLLFSGATPTAQGRITWLGGFVPLAITEASHFLASVVGVGLLVASHGIARRLDASYYFAAAGLAVGIAASLLKGADYEEALLLALVLAALVPSRAEFDRKAAFFAARFSPGWIVAVLAVIGASVWLGFFAYEHLEYTDDLWWEFAADRSAPRFLRASVGATMAVLAFGVMRLLRPAPAEVVLPTDEELAAAEAVIARQRSTVPYLAYLRDKTLLFNEARDTFLMYAVQGKSWVAMGDPVGPPSGAPEVIRAFLGRCDDFGGDPVFYQVTRDRLHLYADFGLTFAKLGEEAYVPLDAFSLEGAASKPFRLVLNRFARSGAEFRIVPPEEVPALLPELRSVSDEWLRSKDVSEKGFSLGFFDAGTLSRFPVAVVAEEGRITAFASVWPGPGGEELSVDLMRYRASAQKDVMEAIFLQLMLWGKEQGYRRFSLGMAPLSGLEVSAVAPAWTRLGHFLYQQGGALYNFQGLRAYKEKFHPVWEPRYLAHPGGLALARILADVSALVAGGYRRIFP; this is translated from the coding sequence TACATCGGCAAGCGGGTGCACGGGTGGAAGGTGGCGCTGGCTTCGTTCACCGGGTACGCCGTCAGCAACAGCGTGGGGTTCGCGCTGATCTCCGGCACCTCGGTGCGCTACCGCTTCTACTCCCGGTGGGGGCTCACCTCGGGGGAGCTGTCGCAGGTCGTCCTCTTCTACTTCGGCACCTTCTGGCTGGGGCTGCTGGTGCTCGGCGGGTGGAGCCTGGCCTTCGACCCGCACCCCGGGCTCATGCAGCTCCCCGGGAGCGCGCTGGTCCGCCCCATCGGGGTGCTCCTCCTCCTCCTGGCGGCGGGGTACGCGGCGGCGGCGGCGCTGCACCGGGCGCCGCTGCGCCTGGGGCCGCTCACCATCCCCTTCCCCCCGCCCCGGCTGGTGGCGGGGCAGTTCGTGCTCTCCATGGCGGACTGGGCGCTGGCGACGGGGATCTTCTACTTCCTCCTCCCCCCCAGCGAGCTCTCCTTCGGCGAGCTGCTGAGCGCCTTCCTGGCCGGGCAGATCCTGGGGCTCCTCAGCCAGGTCCCCGGCGGGCTGGGGGTGTTCGAGGGGACCATGATGCTCCTCCTCCGCCCGCACCTGCCGGCGGAGCAGATCCTCTCGGCGCTGGTTCTCTACCGCGTCTTCTACTACCTGATCCCGCTGGCGGCGGCGCTCGTCATCCTGGTGGCGGACGAGGTCCGGCAGCGGCGGCAGCACCTGGCCCGGCTGGGGGGCGCATTCGGGGCGCTCACCCGTCAGCTCGCCCCCAAGGTGCTCTCCGTCTTCACCTTCCTGTCGGGGGCGCTCCTCCTCTTCTCCGGCGCCACGCCCACGGCGCAGGGGCGCATCACCTGGCTGGGCGGCTTCGTCCCGCTGGCGATCACGGAGGCTTCGCACTTCCTGGCGAGCGTCGTCGGGGTGGGGCTCCTGGTGGCCTCCCACGGGATCGCGCGGCGGCTGGATGCCTCCTACTACTTCGCGGCGGCGGGGCTGGCGGTGGGGATCGCGGCGTCGCTGCTCAAGGGGGCGGACTACGAGGAGGCGCTCCTCCTGGCGCTGGTCCTGGCGGCGCTGGTCCCCAGCCGCGCGGAGTTCGACCGCAAGGCCGCCTTCTTCGCGGCGCGCTTCTCCCCCGGGTGGATCGTGGCGGTGCTCGCGGTGATCGGGGCCTCCGTCTGGCTGGGATTCTTCGCCTACGAGCACCTGGAGTACACGGACGACCTGTGGTGGGAGTTCGCGGCGGACCGGAGCGCGCCGCGCTTCCTGCGCGCCTCGGTGGGCGCCACGATGGCGGTCCTCGCCTTCGGCGTGATGCGGCTCCTCCGGCCGGCGCCCGCGGAGGTGGTGCTCCCCACGGACGAGGAGCTGGCGGCGGCGGAGGCGGTCATCGCGCGGCAGCGGTCCACTGTCCCCTACCTGGCCTACCTGCGCGACAAGACCCTCCTCTTCAACGAGGCGCGCGACACCTTCCTCATGTACGCGGTGCAGGGGAAGAGCTGGGTGGCCATGGGCGACCCGGTGGGGCCGCCCTCCGGCGCGCCGGAGGTGATCCGTGCCTTCCTGGGGCGCTGCGACGACTTCGGCGGCGACCCGGTGTTCTACCAGGTCACGCGCGACCGCCTGCACCTGTACGCGGACTTCGGCCTCACCTTCGCCAAGCTGGGCGAGGAGGCGTACGTACCGCTGGACGCCTTCTCGCTGGAGGGCGCCGCGAGCAAGCCCTTCCGGCTGGTCCTGAACCGCTTCGCCCGCAGCGGCGCGGAGTTCCGCATCGTTCCACCGGAGGAGGTGCCCGCCCTGCTCCCGGAGCTGCGCTCCGTGTCGGACGAGTGGCTGCGGAGCAAGGACGTCTCGGAGAAGGGGTTCTCGCTGGGGTTCTTCGACGCGGGCACGCTGTCGCGCTTCCCCGTCGCCGTGGTGGCCGAGGAGGGCCGCATCACGGCCTTCGCGTCGGTGTGGCCCGGGCCGGGGGGGGAGGAGCTGTCGGTGGACCTGATGCGCTACCGGGCGTCGGCGCAGAAGGACGTGATGGAGGCCATCTTCCTCCAGCTCATGCTCTGGGGGAAGGAGCAGGGATACCGCCGCTTCAGCCTGGGGATGGCGCCGCTCTCGGGGCTGGAGGTCTCCGCCGTGGCGCCGGCCTGGACGCGCCTGGGCCACTTCCTCTATCAGCAGGGCGGCGCCCTCTACAACTTCCAGGGGCTGCGCGCCTACAAGGAGAAGTTCCACCCGGTGTGGGAGCCCCGCTACCTCGCCCACCCGGGCGGGCTGGCGCTGGCGCGCATCCTGGCGGACGTGTCGGCGCTGGTGGCGGGCGGGTACCGGAGGATCTTCCCGTGA